The stretch of DNA TGGGGGCGCCCCAGGACTCGGGCGGGATACCCGAATCCGGATCACCGCTGCCGGCGGCGGCGACCGCGGACAGCACCGCGACGAGTGCTGCGATCTCCTCGTCGGACGGGGACCCCTTGACCACCGTCAGGAAGGTATCGCGGGCCGCTTCGGCTGCGCCGTCCACGGGCAGGTCGGGGGCGGCGCCGTCCGGGAGCGTCGTGTCCGCCGCGGAACCGTTGACCGACGACGTCGCATCCGGAGCGGTCTCGGTGCGCATGTCGTCCTCGGGAAGTTCCGTCATTCTGTCCAATGATTCGCCGACGCTCATAGCGGGATGTTCCCATGCTTCTTGGGCGGGAGGGTGACCATTTTGCGTTCGAGCAGGCGCAGGGCGGCCACGATCTGTCCGCGGGTGTGGGACGGGGGGATGACGGCGTCGACGTAGCCGCGTTCGGCGGCGACGTACGGGTTGACGAGGGTGTCCTCGTATTCCTGCTGCAGTTGCAGGCGCAGCGCGTCGACGTCGTCGCCGTTGCGGGCGGCCTCGAGCAGGCGTTTGCGGTAGACGAACCCGACGGCTCCGGAGGCGCCCATGACGGCGATCTGCGCGGTGGGCCAGGCCAGGTTGACGTCGGCGCCCATGTGCTTGGAGCCCATCACGTCGTAGGCGCCGCCGTAGGCCTTGCGGGTGATGACGGTGATCTTCCCGACCGTGGCCTCGCCGTAGGCGTAGAGCAGTTTCGCGCCGCGGCGGATGATGCCGTTGTATTCCTGGTCGGTGCCGGGCAGGAACCCGGGGACGTCGACCAGGGTGATGATGGGGACGTTGAACGCGTCGCAGGTCCGCACGAAGCGGGCGGCCTTTTCGGAGGCGTCGATGTCGAGGCAGCCGGCGAACACGGTGGGCTGGTTGGCGACGATGCCCACGGAGCGGCCGTCGACGCGGCCGAAGCCGACGACGATGTTGCCGGCGCGTTCGGCCTGGACCTCGAGGAATTCGTCGTCGTCGAGGATGCGGCGGATGAC from Rhodococcus opacus B4 encodes:
- a CDS encoding acyl-CoA carboxylase subunit epsilon, whose product is MTELPEDDMRTETAPDATSSVNGSAADTTLPDGAAPDLPVDGAAEAARDTFLTVVKGSPSDEEIAALVAVLSAVAAAGSGDPDSGIPPESWGAPTRMHRSIAPFSPYAFPNVSAYRR